The Xenopus tropicalis strain Nigerian chromosome 7, UCB_Xtro_10.0, whole genome shotgun sequence genome includes a region encoding these proteins:
- the LOC116412204 gene encoding carcinoembryonic antigen-related cell adhesion molecule 1-like: protein MGRLVALPGVLLLLLGYVSLQNVIVTQSPAQVNTGSAFVNLTCSASEGQGNVSWMWTKKDFSTYNISFLDGNKTLQINFPNKTHNGSYLCFMDNGANIRWSNHLLYVYYKVENVVVSTSSRNVVEGSTSSLNLTCNASAPWEGTMTWLWEGNPVNTVNTSYSLLDDNATLQINQPSRSNDGNYTCVIANPASRGRGEFTLRVSTQLSAGAIAGIVIGSVLGALLLIGLIVLIVCCIRKKKGQKEKTPSGPKHKDVLSTVSGPEKYNAQNRPNGGRATWESTQASGGLGHETNSTPVAPQKGKHGTLV, encoded by the exons TCAGTTTGCAGAATGTGATAGTGACGCAGAGCCCCGCGCAGGTGAATACTGGCTCCGCATTTGTCAACCTGACTTGCAGTGCGTCGGAGGGGCAAGGAAATGTGAGCTGGATGTGGACCAAGAAAGATTTCAGTACATACAACATCAGCTTTTTGGATGGAAATAAAACTCTTCAGATTAACTTTCCCAACAAGACGCACAATGGGAGTTACTTGTGCTTTATGGACAATGGAGCTAATATTAGGTGGAGCAACCACTTACTCTACGTTTATT ACAAAGTGGAGAATGTGGTGGTATCTACGTCTTCTAGGAATGTGGTTGAGGGTTCAACTTCATCTCTCAACCTGACCTGTAATGCATCCGCGCCGTGGGAAGGAACCATGACTTGGCTGTGGGAGGGGAATCCGGTGAACACTGTGAATACCTCTTACAGCTTGTTGGATGACAATGCAACTTTGCAGATAAATCAGCCCAGCAGGTCAAATGATGGAAATTACACATGTGTTATAGCCAACCCAGCCAGCAGGGGGAGGGGAGAATTTACACTCAGAGTTT CCACACAACTGAGTGCTGGGGCCATAGCTGGCATTGTCATTGGTTCAGTGCTGGGAGCTCTGCTGCTCATTGGTCTCATCGTGCTGATTGTATGCTGCATACGGAAGAAGAAAG GTCAAAAAGAAAAGACTCCATCAGGGCCAAAGCATAAGGATGTTCTCAGCACA GTGTCAGGTCCggagaaatacaatgcacagaaCCGGCCAAACGGAGGCCGCGCTACGTGGGAAAGTACTCAG gctTCTGGCGGTCTGGGTCACGAGACAAACAGCACCCCAGTAGCACCCCAGAAAGGAAAGCATGGCACACTGGTCTGA